A portion of the Granulosicoccus antarcticus IMCC3135 genome contains these proteins:
- a CDS encoding MinD/ParA family ATP-binding protein: MSTRTVEEVSVDLLPVHLAGYCPVNFQLPPQLSQHRRPVQTIAVAGGKGGVGKSNVAVNLAAALGVVDHEVLLVDGDLELGNIDRLLNLRPTHTLIDVFAGTCQLDEVVLQGPVGVSVIPSASGAVGMSHLSNVQHAGLIGLFSELPTEADTLIVDIATGLSESVVSFCRAVREVIIVVVDEPPALQDAFSTIRALHERCHVRRFRVVANKTESSRHGLDLYAALSDLTDKHLDVLLDYCGSIPLDTHLKQAVRQQRAVVEAFPRSASALAFRKLATRVARWPQPQTPCGHIEFFVERLIEVADGTR; encoded by the coding sequence ATGTCGACACGAACTGTCGAGGAAGTTAGCGTTGATCTCTTACCAGTCCACCTTGCGGGTTATTGCCCGGTGAATTTCCAGCTACCACCACAGCTGTCACAGCACCGTCGGCCGGTGCAGACGATCGCCGTTGCCGGTGGCAAAGGTGGTGTTGGCAAGTCCAACGTGGCAGTCAATCTGGCTGCGGCACTGGGAGTGGTTGATCATGAAGTCCTGCTGGTCGATGGCGACCTTGAGCTGGGCAACATTGATCGTCTTCTGAACTTGCGTCCCACACATACCCTGATCGACGTATTCGCAGGAACTTGCCAGCTTGACGAGGTGGTTCTGCAGGGGCCTGTCGGTGTCTCTGTCATACCCAGTGCCAGTGGTGCTGTGGGTATGTCACATCTGTCGAATGTCCAGCACGCAGGCCTTATCGGGCTTTTCAGTGAGTTGCCCACCGAGGCTGACACATTGATAGTGGATATTGCTACGGGGCTCTCAGAGAGTGTTGTGAGCTTCTGTCGCGCTGTCAGGGAAGTCATCATAGTGGTCGTTGATGAGCCACCAGCATTACAGGACGCCTTTTCTACCATACGGGCGTTACACGAACGTTGCCACGTCAGACGTTTTCGAGTGGTGGCTAACAAAACTGAAAGTTCTCGTCATGGCCTGGATCTTTATGCGGCTCTGAGTGATCTGACAGATAAACACCTGGATGTCCTGCTCGATTATTGCGGGTCTATTCCGCTTGATACACATTTGAAGCAGGCGGTTCGCCAGCAACGCGCGGTTGTCGAAGCATTTCCTCGCTCAGCCTCCGCACTGGCATTTCGCAAGCTTGCAACCAGAGTCGCACGCTGGCCACAGCCTCAGACGCCCTGTGGGCATATCGAATTTTTCGTAGAGCGACTTATTGAAGTCGCCGACGGTACACGGTGA
- a CDS encoding sigma-54 dependent transcriptional regulator gives MSARKEIRKILILDQDADNAQRLSHQLEFIEYEAKSLSSPELLDSMGDLSDYASILVANFHGIVPWAEKLRASHENFPPLVLLLGSQPADISQEEIDTHFVGCLKSPVRFATLSDILHRSKVRGPANSAAPAKEGTQNPELFRSLVGNSRSVQRVRKMIDQVAPTEATVLILGESGTGKEVVARNIHYYSNRRNKPFVPINCGAIPGELLESELFGHEKGSFTGAVGARQGRFEMAEGGTIFLDEIGDMPLAMQVKLLRVIQERSFERVGSNKSIKSDVRIVAATHRDLEVLIEDGRFREDLFYRLNVFPIEMPPLSSRAEDLPLLVNELITRLEHEKKSSVRLTPAALMALCNYDWPGNVRELANLMERLTILHPYGVVDAGDLPPKMAPHGRAHNDSQADSDVSTTSATTSTASVLPMVSGMPAVPLNNKPRLPREGIDLKQHLTDIEISLIEQALDECSGVVAHAANRLKIRRTTLVEKMRKYSIQRPEEVS, from the coding sequence ATGAGTGCAAGAAAAGAAATCCGAAAAATCCTGATTCTGGATCAGGACGCTGACAATGCCCAACGTCTCTCACACCAGTTGGAGTTCATCGAGTACGAAGCGAAATCGCTTAGTTCACCAGAGCTGCTTGACAGCATGGGTGACCTGTCAGACTACGCCTCCATACTCGTGGCCAATTTCCATGGCATCGTCCCGTGGGCGGAAAAGCTGCGCGCCAGCCATGAGAACTTCCCACCACTGGTGCTGCTACTGGGCAGCCAGCCGGCCGATATATCGCAAGAGGAGATCGATACCCATTTTGTGGGTTGTCTGAAATCCCCGGTTCGTTTTGCGACCTTGTCCGACATCCTGCATCGCTCCAAAGTGCGTGGTCCGGCCAATTCGGCCGCACCGGCGAAGGAGGGCACGCAGAACCCCGAACTGTTCCGCTCTCTGGTCGGCAACAGCCGGTCTGTGCAGCGAGTTCGCAAGATGATCGACCAGGTTGCTCCCACTGAAGCAACCGTTCTGATACTGGGCGAGTCTGGTACCGGTAAGGAAGTGGTGGCGCGTAACATTCACTACTACTCGAACCGGCGCAACAAGCCCTTTGTCCCCATTAACTGCGGGGCTATTCCCGGCGAGTTGCTGGAGAGCGAACTGTTCGGTCATGAAAAAGGATCCTTCACCGGTGCTGTTGGCGCTCGTCAGGGTCGTTTCGAAATGGCAGAAGGCGGTACCATCTTTCTTGACGAGATCGGTGACATGCCTCTGGCCATGCAGGTAAAGCTGTTGAGAGTGATCCAGGAACGTTCATTTGAACGTGTTGGCAGTAACAAGAGCATCAAGAGTGATGTGCGCATCGTGGCGGCAACCCATCGCGATCTGGAAGTACTCATCGAAGATGGGCGCTTTCGCGAGGATCTTTTTTATCGACTGAATGTATTCCCCATCGAGATGCCACCATTGAGCAGCCGTGCCGAGGATCTGCCACTGCTGGTCAATGAGCTGATCACCCGTCTGGAGCACGAGAAGAAGTCCTCGGTACGGTTGACGCCTGCCGCGCTGATGGCACTGTGCAACTATGACTGGCCGGGTAATGTGCGTGAACTTGCCAATCTGATGGAAAGGCTGACGATCCTGCATCCCTATGGCGTTGTCGATGCGGGTGATCTACCACCCAAGATGGCACCTCATGGACGTGCTCATAATGATAGTCAGGCTGACTCGGATGTCAGCACTACCAGCGCCACGACGAGCACGGCCAGTGTTCTGCCGATGGTCTCAGGGATGCCGGCTGTGCCTTTGAACAACAAGCCAAGACTGCCGCGTGAAGGTATCGATCTGAAGCAGCACCTGACTGATATCGAAATCAGTCTGATCGAACAGGCGCTGGATGAATGTTCCGGGGTGGTGGCTCACGCTGCGAACCGGTTGAAGATCCGACGCACCACGTTGGTCGAGAAAATGCGCAAGTACAGCATTCAACGCCCCGAAGAGGTGTCGTAA
- a CDS encoding flagellar biosynthesis anti-sigma factor FlgM has translation MALSKSGKSSSNVSKLDDARKKRSKSGPSTKSTAAQKEEEPPQLADTEVKKPVAKAKTSSKPKVSNRRFDTVKVERLKSEIASGTYQINFLNVADKFIEHERYA, from the coding sequence ATGGCTCTATCCAAGAGCGGAAAGTCGAGCAGTAATGTCTCGAAACTGGATGATGCACGAAAGAAGCGCTCAAAATCAGGCCCGTCGACCAAGTCGACTGCAGCACAAAAAGAAGAAGAGCCCCCCCAACTCGCTGATACGGAGGTAAAGAAACCGGTTGCAAAGGCCAAAACCAGCAGCAAACCCAAGGTCAGTAATCGGCGCTTCGACACCGTCAAGGTCGAACGGCTGAAATCCGAAATTGCCAGTGGCACCTATCAAATCAACTTCCTCAACGTCGCTGACAAGTTCATCGAGCACGAACGTTACGCCTGA
- a CDS encoding LysR family transcriptional regulator, with translation MFANLQALRRLVAIADCGTVHAAAEMLSLTQPALSRSIRLLEEEWNVQLFERHPRGLRLTPFGERACQHARHLLRECQLAEDDLTALSGGGMGLIRLAGAPVWMSTILPQVIVDMHELYPDLQIQLSSMKFTVALEELDNGGLDIYCGGFQKTEKMPSFLVSQPLFGTRLNVVARKGHPILSRPLARLDPLLDYPWVSYMSDRAYLGMLMDKVQAATGQRKEAVVFCDSMLAALNLLNNGNYLAFLPSTFITLMPGFDLQIISTDIAEVGFDSGIIFRRSLERSLVLDAFQSSIRNRLAEGSFDPLLSTQAD, from the coding sequence ATGTTTGCCAATCTCCAGGCACTGCGAAGGCTGGTTGCCATTGCCGATTGCGGTACTGTGCACGCTGCGGCAGAAATGCTGTCATTGACGCAACCGGCTCTGTCGCGTTCCATTCGTCTACTCGAGGAGGAATGGAATGTACAGTTGTTCGAACGCCATCCTCGTGGACTCCGACTGACGCCATTTGGTGAGCGAGCCTGCCAGCATGCCCGTCATTTGTTACGCGAGTGCCAACTGGCAGAGGACGACCTGACGGCTCTGAGCGGAGGTGGAATGGGGCTGATACGGTTGGCAGGGGCTCCCGTCTGGATGTCAACTATCCTGCCTCAGGTGATCGTCGACATGCACGAGCTTTATCCGGACTTGCAGATACAGCTCAGCTCCATGAAGTTCACGGTAGCCCTCGAAGAGCTGGATAATGGCGGGCTGGATATCTATTGTGGTGGTTTTCAGAAAACCGAGAAAATGCCCTCGTTTCTGGTTAGCCAGCCATTGTTCGGTACACGGTTGAATGTGGTCGCACGCAAGGGGCATCCGATCCTGTCCAGGCCGCTGGCTCGACTGGATCCGCTGCTGGATTACCCCTGGGTCTCCTATATGAGCGATCGAGCCTATTTGGGCATGCTCATGGACAAGGTCCAGGCGGCAACCGGGCAACGCAAGGAGGCTGTCGTATTCTGCGATTCGATGCTCGCTGCGCTGAATCTGCTGAACAATGGCAATTATCTGGCTTTTTTGCCAAGTACCTTCATAACGCTGATGCCCGGTTTTGATCTGCAGATCATCAGTACAGACATCGCCGAGGTGGGGTTTGATTCGGGCATCATCTTCCGGCGCAGTCTGGAGCGAAGCCTGGTGCTGGATGCCTTCCAGTCATCCATCAGGAACCGTCTGGCTGAAGGCTCGTTTGATCCCCTGTTGAGTACGCAGGCGGATTGA
- a CDS encoding ABC transporter substrate-binding protein has translation MSSEYPMSASRRRFIQQMAVGAVGLGAGAESLFAQSAATLPPSINDLTPDSVLRWIDSGDQKAVFFKAFFEQYARERGVEIVYDPLPWNEIAKVVPLGVRNKTAHDVFVLPQNSNPADAVREGWVQPYDDFIPDIETWKAGFPEGAFLPGINVFDGKTYGLPFTSNKRQTTHLLFNRAYLHDAGFDPEQKALTHSEFREAALKITQNGKGRYFGFILGGSQIGRWAAITRDIGRLAGASAGADSVIEADIDFRTGQFVFDSDQYIEAVELLIALQKDGSMFPGVMGVNAPQARAFMPQGAAGMILQGPWNIPTWESQNPDFDFGIGSAPLPDEGPASMLTIGQGATTTNTMWLWSGSQNGAIAGDIFHYLGTLEGQIAWANIVGAGDPPIMPEAIEKADMSVRAKAILQQFNEQIRVGPNPVVGTPALAEVASAFQAPDQSFALTVQGLVGGQLTDVAKQMKALKVSYEDAMDQAFDKVRANGTDVSRDDLVFANWDPAKDFGSKDY, from the coding sequence ATGTCGAGCGAATACCCCATGTCAGCCTCTCGCCGCCGTTTCATTCAGCAGATGGCAGTCGGTGCAGTCGGGCTGGGTGCAGGAGCGGAGTCACTGTTTGCACAGTCAGCCGCCACCCTGCCACCTTCAATCAATGATCTGACACCCGACAGCGTTCTACGCTGGATCGACAGTGGCGACCAGAAAGCAGTTTTCTTCAAAGCTTTCTTCGAACAGTACGCACGCGAAAGAGGTGTTGAAATCGTCTATGACCCCCTGCCCTGGAACGAGATTGCCAAAGTTGTCCCCCTTGGCGTCCGTAACAAGACCGCTCATGATGTTTTTGTACTGCCACAGAACTCGAACCCTGCCGATGCGGTGCGCGAAGGCTGGGTTCAGCCCTACGATGATTTCATCCCAGATATCGAAACCTGGAAGGCAGGCTTTCCTGAAGGTGCGTTTCTGCCGGGCATCAACGTGTTCGACGGCAAGACCTACGGTTTGCCCTTCACCTCCAACAAACGTCAAACCACACACTTGTTATTCAACCGTGCCTACCTGCACGACGCCGGCTTCGACCCTGAACAAAAAGCGCTGACACACAGCGAGTTCAGAGAGGCGGCGCTGAAGATCACGCAAAATGGCAAGGGCCGCTACTTCGGTTTTATTCTGGGTGGGAGCCAGATTGGCCGTTGGGCTGCCATCACACGGGATATTGGCAGACTCGCCGGTGCCAGTGCAGGCGCCGACAGCGTGATCGAAGCTGATATCGATTTTCGCACTGGACAGTTCGTATTCGACAGTGATCAGTATATAGAGGCGGTTGAACTACTCATCGCCTTGCAAAAGGATGGCAGCATGTTCCCCGGCGTCATGGGCGTCAATGCCCCGCAGGCTCGCGCATTCATGCCACAGGGCGCTGCAGGAATGATTCTTCAGGGACCGTGGAACATCCCCACCTGGGAAAGCCAGAACCCGGACTTCGACTTCGGTATCGGCTCAGCGCCACTGCCGGACGAGGGTCCTGCCAGCATGCTGACAATTGGTCAGGGTGCCACCACCACCAACACCATGTGGTTGTGGAGCGGGTCTCAGAACGGCGCCATCGCCGGCGATATCTTCCATTATCTAGGCACTCTGGAAGGACAGATTGCCTGGGCCAATATCGTGGGCGCCGGTGACCCGCCCATCATGCCGGAAGCTATCGAAAAGGCAGATATGTCCGTGCGCGCCAAGGCGATACTCCAGCAATTCAACGAACAGATCCGTGTCGGGCCCAACCCGGTTGTTGGCACACCGGCTCTGGCTGAAGTGGCCAGCGCATTCCAGGCACCTGACCAGAGCTTTGCCCTGACCGTACAGGGATTGGTGGGTGGCCAGCTGACTGATGTTGCCAAACAGATGAAAGCACTCAAGGTCAGCTACGAGGATGCCATGGACCAGGCCTTTGACAAGGTCCGGGCTAATGGCACGGATGTATCTCGTGACGATCTGGTGTTTGCCAACTGGGATCCTGCCAAGGATTTTGGCAGCAAGGATTATTGA
- a CDS encoding carbohydrate ABC transporter permease, translating into MSNLRRNPRALYLAMVPGLVLAGMFTFYPILAAGYYALYDWSGFNSPRIFVGLDNFTRLLSDPFFWGAFKRSLIFLLGTVPLQMFISLWLAVLLNNQMLKLSNVFRTLIFLPVVTPVAVIGIVWTFLLSPFNGPINGLLLDLGLVTRPIDFLGSSSTVMPSLVMVYVWKWLGLTMIYWLAALQTVPDDVYEAAKLDNCKGGRLLLLIVFPIIRPFALVIFLISAVGALNVFPLIMSMTNGGPFFSSEVIEIFIYRSAFATAEGTRTQLGYAAAAGVLFGLLIMMLTLLQAFISRHSGKSR; encoded by the coding sequence GTGTCCAACCTGAGACGAAATCCGCGCGCCCTGTATCTGGCGATGGTGCCCGGACTGGTATTGGCCGGCATGTTTACTTTCTACCCGATTCTGGCGGCAGGCTACTATGCCCTGTACGACTGGTCAGGATTCAACTCCCCACGCATTTTTGTCGGCCTGGATAACTTCACCCGACTGCTGAGCGACCCCTTTTTCTGGGGCGCGTTCAAACGATCGCTGATCTTTCTACTGGGCACGGTCCCCCTACAGATGTTCATCTCCTTGTGGTTGGCTGTGTTGCTGAACAACCAGATGCTGAAGTTGTCGAATGTATTTCGGACCCTGATATTTCTGCCCGTTGTGACCCCTGTGGCTGTCATCGGCATTGTATGGACTTTTCTGCTGAGTCCATTCAATGGACCGATCAACGGCTTGTTGCTGGATCTGGGCCTGGTGACACGCCCCATCGACTTTCTGGGCTCCTCCAGTACCGTCATGCCCTCCCTGGTCATGGTCTATGTCTGGAAGTGGCTGGGGCTTACGATGATCTACTGGCTTGCCGCATTACAAACCGTCCCCGATGATGTCTATGAAGCCGCAAAGCTTGACAACTGCAAGGGTGGCCGCCTGTTGCTTCTCATTGTTTTTCCTATCATCCGCCCCTTTGCACTGGTCATATTCCTGATATCTGCAGTGGGAGCCCTGAACGTCTTTCCGCTCATCATGAGCATGACTAACGGCGGGCCCTTCTTCTCCTCGGAAGTCATCGAGATCTTCATCTATCGCTCGGCGTTTGCAACAGCGGAAGGCACACGTACCCAGCTTGGCTACGCTGCCGCCGCCGGCGTGCTCTTTGGCCTGTTGATCATGATGTTGACGCTGCTGCAGGCCTTCATATCCCGCCACTCAGGCAAATCCCGATGA
- a CDS encoding carbohydrate ABC transporter permease produces the protein MNRLLTLPKRLVFGDRKPTTHIAVTSLLLAALCCIWIYPFLWMISTSLKTTAEIFMGTGLIPESAVVENYSRAWTEAHMGSYFINTVLVTVGSLIIVTICTSLLGYVLGRYPFRGKSLLIGAFVATVFIPQGFTIIPIFEMLSFLGLSTSLWGLTLATSGHAMTIYVLLFAGYFKQLPDELEDAAIVDGVSFFKTFWYVMLPLARPIVVTVIIMQVLHAWNDFLLPLVITLANPAIRTLSVGIYAFKGEQSIDWSGMAAASTISVLPIVLLFIVLQRYFINGLAGAVKG, from the coding sequence ATGAACAGACTTCTCACTCTGCCAAAACGTCTGGTTTTCGGAGATCGGAAACCTACAACACATATTGCCGTGACCAGCCTGTTATTGGCCGCTCTGTGTTGTATCTGGATTTACCCTTTTCTGTGGATGATTTCAACCAGCCTTAAAACCACAGCAGAAATATTCATGGGCACCGGACTCATACCCGAGTCCGCCGTTGTGGAAAACTATTCACGGGCCTGGACAGAGGCCCATATGGGCTCCTACTTCATCAATACCGTACTGGTCACCGTCGGCTCGCTGATCATCGTTACCATTTGTACCTCGCTACTTGGCTATGTACTGGGGCGTTATCCTTTTCGAGGTAAGTCATTGCTGATCGGTGCTTTTGTAGCCACCGTTTTCATACCGCAGGGTTTCACCATCATTCCGATTTTCGAGATGCTCAGTTTCCTTGGGCTCTCGACCAGTCTCTGGGGTCTGACGCTGGCAACCAGTGGCCATGCCATGACGATCTACGTACTGCTGTTCGCCGGTTACTTCAAGCAATTGCCCGACGAGCTCGAGGATGCTGCCATCGTCGATGGCGTCAGCTTCTTCAAGACCTTCTGGTATGTCATGTTACCGCTGGCCCGGCCCATTGTCGTCACCGTGATCATCATGCAAGTACTGCATGCCTGGAATGATTTTCTGCTGCCATTGGTCATCACGCTGGCCAACCCTGCCATCCGCACCTTGTCGGTCGGCATCTACGCCTTCAAGGGTGAACAATCGATCGACTGGTCAGGAATGGCCGCCGCCTCCACCATCTCTGTATTGCCTATCGTTCTGCTTTTCATTGTTCTGCAACGCTACTTCATCAATGGGCTAGCGGGTGCGGTCAAAGGTTGA
- a CDS encoding sulfatase, with amino-acid sequence MSDKTNILLISTDQQHFNALGAVNSDIKTPNLDRLCREGTRFNRAYCPSPVCTPSRASMITGLYPSHHGAWTIGVKLDENVDTIGSKLSAAGYQTGLIGKAHFQPLASRPGSESLEAQPTLRDLDFWRNFHGPWYGFDHIELSRNHADESHVGQHYAIWLEEQGLMNWRDYFQPLPGESAKHAPDTGTGLPYWAREQRHWELPENLHYTRWTAERSLAFIDKHAAAEKPFFLWSSFHDPHPPYVVPEPWASMYKPEDMNPGQLVPGEHDRNGPHFAKTQETNPDFGQWHTPFEAHGCGSHLYSMDALRKDMAIYYGMMSFVDQQVGRILDRLDELGIADNTLLVFTTDHGHFLGQHGLVAKGPFHYEDMLRIPMIVRWPGKVPEGKVSEAIQSLVDLTPSFMDAAELGAPDDLQGISQIPVWTGEKSEVRDFALCENRHNPHMPHLVTYIGKRYKITVYKEGEFGELFDLETDPDELQNLWDLPSAANIKKALLQDFVQGLLKSEPMSMPRIAHA; translated from the coding sequence ATGAGCGATAAAACCAATATCTTGCTGATTTCCACAGATCAGCAGCACTTCAACGCCCTGGGCGCAGTCAATTCGGACATCAAGACACCCAATCTGGACAGACTTTGCCGTGAAGGCACACGATTCAATCGTGCCTACTGCCCCAGCCCGGTTTGCACACCGTCACGGGCCAGCATGATTACCGGCCTGTATCCGTCTCATCACGGCGCCTGGACCATCGGCGTCAAGCTTGATGAGAATGTTGATACGATTGGCAGCAAACTATCAGCTGCAGGTTATCAAACCGGTTTGATAGGCAAGGCTCATTTCCAACCGCTGGCTTCCCGCCCTGGCTCCGAATCTCTGGAGGCACAGCCAACCCTGCGTGACCTGGATTTCTGGCGCAATTTTCATGGCCCCTGGTATGGCTTCGACCATATCGAGCTATCACGTAATCATGCTGACGAAAGTCACGTCGGTCAGCACTATGCAATCTGGCTCGAAGAACAGGGCTTGATGAATTGGCGGGACTATTTCCAGCCTCTACCGGGCGAGAGTGCCAAACATGCCCCGGATACAGGCACCGGCCTCCCCTATTGGGCACGCGAACAGCGACATTGGGAGCTACCGGAGAATCTGCATTACACGCGCTGGACAGCAGAACGCAGCCTTGCCTTCATCGACAAACACGCCGCAGCAGAAAAACCTTTCTTCCTGTGGTCCAGCTTCCATGATCCTCACCCCCCCTATGTCGTCCCCGAACCCTGGGCATCCATGTACAAGCCCGAGGATATGAATCCGGGACAGTTGGTGCCAGGAGAACATGACCGTAATGGGCCCCACTTCGCCAAGACTCAGGAAACCAACCCGGATTTTGGGCAGTGGCATACCCCATTCGAGGCTCACGGCTGTGGTAGCCATCTGTACTCGATGGATGCGCTTAGAAAGGACATGGCCATCTACTACGGCATGATGAGTTTTGTCGACCAGCAAGTGGGTAGAATCCTCGACCGGCTGGACGAGCTTGGCATAGCCGATAACACGCTATTGGTGTTTACCACCGATCACGGTCATTTTCTGGGCCAGCATGGCCTGGTTGCCAAGGGACCATTCCACTATGAGGATATGTTGCGCATTCCCATGATCGTACGCTGGCCAGGCAAGGTCCCAGAAGGAAAAGTCAGCGAGGCGATTCAAAGCCTGGTAGATCTGACACCCAGTTTTATGGACGCCGCAGAGCTCGGGGCTCCCGATGATCTTCAGGGCATATCCCAGATTCCTGTATGGACAGGCGAAAAATCGGAAGTTCGTGATTTTGCACTTTGTGAGAATCGACACAATCCGCATATGCCTCACCTGGTGACGTATATCGGCAAGCGCTACAAGATCACAGTCTATAAGGAAGGCGAGTTCGGGGAATTGTTTGATCTGGAAACCGACCCGGACGAGCTGCAGAATCTATGGGATTTACCCTCGGCAGCTAACATCAAAAAGGCCTTGCTTCAGGATTTTGTGCAGGGACTGCTGAAGTCAGAGCCTATGAGCATGCCGCGCATCGCGCATGCATAG
- a CDS encoding Hsp20 family protein produces the protein MKIDLTPLYANTVGFDRFGSLLDAALSADRQSAGYPPYDIELVGENKYAITLAVAGFQDNEIDVQVELGVLTVRGRKDEAKKDSRYLHRGIATRSFERKFNLADHVEVVNAQLDNGLLKISLVKEIPEAMKPRKIPVGNTTQAIENAVES, from the coding sequence ATGAAGATCGATTTGACTCCCCTCTACGCAAACACAGTTGGTTTTGACCGATTTGGATCACTGCTCGACGCTGCGCTCAGCGCAGATCGTCAATCCGCGGGCTATCCCCCTTATGACATCGAACTGGTAGGCGAGAACAAGTACGCCATCACACTCGCAGTCGCAGGTTTCCAGGATAACGAAATTGATGTTCAGGTAGAGCTGGGCGTGTTGACTGTTCGGGGCAGAAAAGATGAAGCCAAAAAGGATTCACGTTATCTGCACCGTGGCATAGCGACCCGCTCCTTCGAGCGCAAGTTCAACCTGGCTGACCATGTCGAAGTCGTCAATGCTCAACTGGACAATGGCTTGCTGAAAATATCTCTGGTCAAGGAAATTCCTGAAGCTATGAAGCCACGCAAGATTCCGGTTGGTAATACAACTCAGGCAATCGAGAATGCCGTAGAGAGTTGA
- a CDS encoding sensor domain-containing diguanylate cyclase, with protein MIGLSGATLRQMLTIPYVALVLIAASIIGLLSYLAGLNAVNTLSNYALSETVSRIAQAVDKHIEGSEAVLETAFPTDMLPPTSVKDDLTALRTRLWLATTIHRNPNNYAYYGDKDGQFIGLYRFNETDAELRLRTNGESPRSIYTFSRIFGQLGTPVTEERIFEPRERPWYKAGQSTTEQTWTAIYIDFKTLELVSTRARRVNNAEGEFQGVVATDVSLELLNDFLRSLTLTPNGFAFIVEPDGNLVATSRGPHIQTGVNNDNSRLNAAQSSDPLLAAAFQSLRKQSEPHSPQTKPMTSSFEGPDGKIVQTGYFMLRDSAGLDWTIVVAVPRSDFMHSVEQNVQRTAWLSLAVCALIALVGLVVLNIISRDLRQLAKAAKALGEGNKFPNIPVHRKDGIGELARSFAAMQERLLTDRLTGIPNREAVIRRIEDRIIQNRRRRDSLPFVVMFVDLNGFKAINDRYGHEVGDRVLVEVSQRLEASLRLDDLAARYGGDEFIVMLNEVSDRNDAIKARTKLEIVLAEPLQSLAEFGETAAIMTTGAAIGLALCPEDGNDLDTLLNHADQDMYQRKQITSKTPV; from the coding sequence ATGATTGGTCTCTCAGGTGCAACACTGCGCCAGATGTTAACCATACCCTACGTGGCCCTGGTCCTGATCGCAGCCTCCATTATCGGCCTGCTTTCCTACCTGGCGGGCCTCAATGCGGTTAACACCTTGTCCAACTACGCGTTGAGCGAAACCGTGAGCCGTATCGCGCAGGCGGTTGACAAGCACATAGAGGGTTCCGAGGCGGTGCTGGAAACAGCCTTTCCGACCGATATGCTTCCTCCCACTTCCGTCAAGGATGATCTGACTGCATTACGCACTCGCCTCTGGCTAGCCACGACCATCCATCGTAATCCGAACAATTATGCCTATTACGGTGACAAGGACGGACAGTTCATCGGGCTGTACCGATTCAATGAAACAGACGCCGAACTACGCCTGCGAACCAACGGCGAATCGCCGCGATCCATTTACACGTTTTCTCGCATTTTCGGCCAACTGGGAACCCCGGTAACTGAGGAGCGTATTTTCGAACCTCGCGAACGCCCTTGGTACAAGGCAGGTCAAAGCACGACCGAACAGACCTGGACCGCCATTTACATAGACTTCAAGACACTGGAACTGGTCAGCACCAGAGCCCGTCGAGTCAACAATGCAGAGGGGGAATTTCAGGGGGTTGTGGCAACCGATGTGTCGCTGGAACTTTTGAATGACTTCCTCAGGAGCCTGACGCTTACGCCCAATGGTTTTGCCTTTATCGTAGAACCTGACGGCAATCTGGTGGCAACATCACGAGGCCCGCACATCCAGACAGGCGTAAACAACGATAACAGCCGCCTCAACGCCGCACAGAGCTCCGATCCCCTGCTAGCCGCTGCCTTCCAATCTCTCCGCAAACAATCAGAACCGCATAGTCCGCAAACCAAACCCATGACCAGCTCTTTTGAAGGTCCCGATGGCAAAATCGTGCAAACGGGCTATTTCATGTTACGCGACTCGGCTGGACTGGACTGGACGATCGTGGTGGCCGTTCCCAGAAGCGACTTCATGCACAGTGTTGAACAAAATGTGCAACGTACCGCCTGGCTCTCCCTGGCCGTCTGCGCGCTGATCGCCCTCGTCGGCCTGGTGGTCCTGAATATCATCTCCAGAGATCTTCGTCAGTTAGCCAAGGCTGCCAAGGCACTAGGTGAGGGCAACAAGTTTCCGAACATCCCGGTTCACAGAAAAGATGGTATCGGTGAGCTGGCAAGATCATTCGCCGCCATGCAAGAACGCCTGCTGACCGACCGTTTGACCGGCATTCCCAATCGAGAGGCCGTCATCCGCCGCATTGAAGATCGCATCATTCAAAATCGACGACGACGTGACAGCCTGCCGTTCGTGGTGATGTTTGTCGATCTGAACGGTTTCAAGGCAATCAATGACCGTTATGGTCACGAAGTGGGTGACCGGGTACTGGTGGAAGTCAGTCAGCGACTGGAAGCCAGCCTGCGCCTGGATGACTTGGCTGCACGCTACGGCGGTGATGAATTCATCGTCATGCTCAATGAAGTGTCCGACAGAAATGATGCAATCAAGGCGCGCACCAAGCTGGAAATCGTGCTGGCTGAACCATTGCAATCATTGGCAGAATTTGGCGAGACTGCCGCTATAATGACGACGGGAGCGGCAATCGGGCTGGCACTATGTCCCGAAGATGGCAATGATCTGGATACCTTGCTCAATCACGCCGATCAGGACATGTACCAACGCAAGCAAATCACCTCGAAAACGCCTGTTTAG